A window of Pedobacter lusitanus contains these coding sequences:
- a CDS encoding ABC-F family ATP-binding cassette domain-containing protein, translated as MISVSNLSLRYGKRTLFEDVNLKFTPGNCYGVIGANGAGKSTFLKILSGEVNQTSGSVAFTPGERMAVLKQNHYEYDEFTVIETVMIGHKELYDIMKEKDAIYLKEDFTDKDGERAGELENRFAEMDGWNMESNAATMLSNLGIKEEYHYKQIKELDGKQKVRVLLAQALFGNPDILLLDEPTNDLDIETIAWLENFLADYQSTVLVVSHDRHFLDAVCTHIVDIDFSKMSIYSGNYTFWYESSQLALKQRSDQNKKLEEKVKELQEFIQRFSANASKSKQATSRKKALDKIDLTEIKPSSRKYPAIMFNNVGGREAGDQILQVEDLAFSTNGEVLFKGVNFMVNKGDKIAIVSQNSLATTAFYNVLTGREKNYTGEFKYGVTINTADIPNDNSAYFDGKDMNLVDWLREYSDTDKDEQFVRSFLGRMLFSGEEVLKNCKVLSGGEKMRCMFSQMMLRQANLLLFDEPTNHLDLESITALNNGLKDFKGTILFTSRDHALTESVATRIIELTPNGSIDKMMSYDDYINSEDVAQLRAELYK; from the coding sequence ATGATTTCAGTTTCTAATTTATCCCTGCGTTACGGAAAACGTACCCTATTTGAAGATGTTAACCTTAAGTTCACTCCCGGCAATTGCTATGGTGTAATCGGAGCGAATGGTGCGGGTAAATCAACTTTCTTAAAAATTCTATCAGGTGAGGTTAACCAGACTTCTGGTAGCGTAGCTTTTACGCCTGGAGAACGTATGGCGGTTTTAAAACAAAATCACTATGAATATGATGAGTTCACAGTTATTGAGACCGTTATGATCGGTCATAAAGAGCTGTATGACATCATGAAAGAGAAAGATGCAATTTATCTGAAAGAAGATTTCACAGATAAAGACGGCGAGCGTGCCGGTGAACTGGAAAACAGATTTGCAGAAATGGATGGCTGGAATATGGAAAGCAATGCCGCGACCATGTTAAGCAATCTTGGAATTAAAGAAGAATATCACTACAAACAGATCAAGGAACTGGATGGTAAACAAAAAGTACGTGTGCTGCTTGCACAAGCCCTTTTCGGTAATCCTGACATTCTTTTACTGGATGAGCCAACGAATGACCTGGATATAGAAACTATTGCCTGGTTAGAGAACTTCCTGGCTGATTATCAAAGTACTGTACTGGTTGTTTCACACGACAGGCACTTTTTAGATGCTGTTTGTACACATATCGTAGATATTGACTTTAGCAAAATGAGTATTTACTCAGGTAACTATACCTTCTGGTATGAGTCAAGTCAGTTAGCTTTAAAACAGCGCAGTGATCAGAACAAAAAACTGGAAGAAAAAGTAAAGGAATTGCAGGAATTTATCCAGCGTTTCAGTGCGAATGCTTCCAAATCCAAACAGGCAACTTCACGTAAGAAAGCTCTTGATAAGATCGATCTTACAGAGATTAAACCTTCCAGCCGTAAATACCCTGCCATTATGTTTAATAATGTAGGTGGCAGAGAAGCTGGTGATCAGATTCTTCAGGTGGAAGACCTTGCTTTCAGTACTAATGGAGAAGTCTTGTTTAAAGGTGTAAACTTCATGGTGAATAAAGGTGATAAAATTGCTATAGTTTCACAAAACAGTTTAGCAACAACTGCTTTTTATAATGTATTAACAGGCCGCGAAAAGAACTATACAGGAGAATTCAAATATGGAGTAACAATCAATACTGCAGATATTCCAAATGATAACTCTGCCTATTTTGATGGTAAAGACATGAACCTTGTCGACTGGTTGAGAGAATATTCTGATACAGATAAAGATGAGCAGTTTGTAAGAAGTTTCCTGGGCAGAATGCTGTTCTCTGGAGAAGAAGTACTTAAAAACTGTAAAGTATTATCAGGAGGTGAGAAAATGCGTTGTATGTTCTCTCAAATGATGTTAAGACAAGCCAACCTGTTATTATTTGATGAGCCAACCAATCACCTGGATCTGGAATCAATCACAGCATTGAATAATGGTCTTAAAGATTTCAAAGGAACAATCTTATTTACTTCACGAGATCATGCTTTGACTGAATCGGTAGCAACAAGAATTATCGAACTGACTCCTAACGGATCAATTGATAAAATGATGAGCTATGATGATTATATCAATAGTGAAGATGTAGCTCAGTTAAGAGCAGAATTGTATAAATAA
- a CDS encoding polysaccharide deacetylase family protein, with protein sequence MKTYPNSLFLFLSLFLFSCQSGRGKQAVQTAQDSAAVTDNPKDTVKSVAADAKTILLRKQVPVLCYHQIRDWKASDSKRAHDDIIPPANFKEHIKMLADSGYHTILPDQLYDYLVYGKKLPAKPIMITFDDTDLDQYTVGASELKKHGFKGVFFIMTVSIGRPRYMSKAQIKELSDQGHVIASHTWNHKNFAQFTDEDWDIQIDKPTQTLEKITGKKVQYFAYPYGVFKAANLHKLKEHGFKAAFILSTPMDEVNPLYTIRRIIDPGHYTAKNLYNSLQKSFNKKKIATATAAVK encoded by the coding sequence ATGAAAACATACCCTAATTCGTTATTTCTTTTTCTTTCACTGTTTCTTTTCTCTTGTCAGTCAGGTCGGGGAAAACAGGCTGTTCAAACAGCACAGGATTCTGCCGCAGTGACTGATAATCCAAAAGATACTGTGAAATCTGTTGCAGCAGATGCTAAAACGATTCTATTACGTAAACAAGTCCCGGTATTGTGTTACCATCAAATCAGGGACTGGAAAGCATCAGATTCTAAGAGAGCACATGATGATATTATTCCTCCGGCTAATTTCAAAGAACATATAAAAATGCTGGCTGATAGCGGGTATCATACAATTTTACCGGATCAGTTGTACGATTATCTGGTTTACGGGAAGAAATTGCCGGCTAAGCCTATCATGATAACTTTTGATGATACCGATCTGGATCAGTATACAGTAGGTGCTTCAGAGTTAAAGAAACATGGATTTAAAGGTGTGTTTTTTATTATGACTGTTTCTATCGGCAGACCAAGATATATGAGTAAAGCACAGATTAAGGAGCTTTCAGACCAGGGACATGTAATTGCGAGTCATACCTGGAACCATAAAAATTTCGCGCAGTTTACAGATGAAGACTGGGATATTCAGATTGACAAACCTACACAGACGCTAGAGAAAATAACAGGTAAAAAGGTGCAGTATTTTGCTTACCCTTATGGTGTTTTCAAAGCTGCAAACCTGCATAAACTAAAAGAACATGGCTTTAAAGCTGCATTTATTTTGTCTACACCAATGGATGAGGTAAATCCGCTTTACACAATCAGAAGGATCATTGATCCGGGGCATTATACAGCTAAAAATTTGTATAACAGTTTACAAAAGAGTTTCAATAAAAAGAAGATAGCCACGGCAACAGCTGCAGTTAAGTAA
- a CDS encoding alpha/beta hydrolase-fold protein has product MIKKITTILFFASSLTLSSFAQQFKVAYASSALQKPFTGKVFLYLSKNNTEPLTASIGFEPLTCFAIDVKNIKSGEDVVIDNHAVSYPVIPSDIERGDYYIQAVWDRNLGGRSIAASPGNVYSKPQKISISKDRNQSFAILADQVVPEQVFTASEFIKELNVPSRLLSDFHHKPFSLSAAVQLPLEYYKNPEKKFPVVFVVFGYGADYHRISGNAGMKHISLGSEPVIRVFLDGNCSLGHSAYANSENNGPWGDALTQELIPLLEQKYRCNGARMLMGHSSGGWSVLWLQTHYPEVFLATASSSPDYVDFRSFSKVDLYQDSNLYYNKKGQAYPGGTVAGRFPFAYVKEMYQVENVISRGEQQRSFEAVFSKKGKDGLPEQICDNQTGAINHATAESWKKYDISLYLKNNWKELQKDLEGKIRVSIGNDDNFLLNYPVKLFEQEMKSINASVTFQYYPGDHFTVSTREYMDDTLGFLEGRYKQWLIRNKTDVK; this is encoded by the coding sequence ATGATAAAAAAGATAACTACAATTCTGTTTTTCGCGTCTTCTCTTACTTTAAGCTCCTTTGCACAGCAATTTAAGGTAGCTTATGCTTCATCTGCACTTCAAAAGCCATTTACAGGAAAGGTTTTCCTGTACTTATCGAAAAACAATACTGAACCATTAACAGCTTCTATAGGATTTGAACCATTAACCTGCTTTGCTATAGATGTAAAGAATATAAAATCAGGAGAGGATGTTGTGATTGACAATCACGCAGTCTCTTATCCGGTTATACCATCAGATATAGAGCGTGGCGATTATTATATTCAGGCCGTATGGGACCGGAATCTGGGCGGAAGATCTATAGCAGCAAGCCCGGGTAATGTCTACAGTAAACCTCAGAAGATTTCAATCAGCAAAGACCGTAATCAATCGTTCGCAATCCTGGCAGACCAGGTAGTCCCTGAACAGGTATTTACAGCATCTGAATTTATTAAGGAACTGAATGTGCCTTCCAGGTTACTAAGCGATTTTCACCATAAGCCGTTTTCGTTAAGTGCTGCTGTACAGTTGCCTTTGGAATACTATAAAAATCCGGAGAAAAAGTTTCCTGTGGTATTTGTTGTATTTGGCTATGGGGCTGATTATCATCGTATCTCCGGAAATGCCGGTATGAAACATATTTCATTAGGTTCTGAGCCTGTAATCAGGGTATTTCTGGATGGTAACTGTTCTCTGGGACACTCCGCTTATGCAAACAGTGAAAATAACGGCCCATGGGGTGACGCGCTTACACAGGAACTTATTCCTTTACTGGAGCAAAAGTATCGTTGTAACGGCGCCAGAATGCTAATGGGACATAGCAGTGGCGGGTGGTCTGTATTATGGCTGCAAACGCATTATCCTGAGGTCTTTTTAGCAACAGCTTCCAGTAGTCCTGATTATGTGGACTTTCGGAGCTTCTCCAAGGTGGATCTTTATCAGGATAGTAATCTGTATTATAATAAAAAAGGGCAGGCATACCCGGGAGGGACTGTGGCGGGAAGATTTCCCTTTGCCTATGTCAAAGAGATGTATCAGGTAGAAAATGTTATTTCAAGAGGAGAGCAGCAGCGCTCTTTTGAAGCGGTTTTCAGTAAAAAAGGAAAAGACGGTTTACCTGAACAGATTTGTGATAATCAAACAGGGGCAATTAATCATGCTACTGCCGAAAGCTGGAAAAAATATGATATCTCTTTATATCTAAAAAACAACTGGAAAGAACTGCAGAAAGATCTTGAGGGAAAAATAAGAGTATCGATAGGTAATGATGATAACTTTCTGCTCAATTACCCGGTGAAGTTATTTGAACAGGAAATGAAATCCATAAATGCTTCAGTAACGTTTCAATATTATCCGGGTGATCACTTTACCGTAAGTACAAGAGAATATATGGATGATACACTTGGTTTTCTGGAAGGCAGATACAAGCAATGGCTGATCAGAAATAAGACAGACGTAAAATAG
- a CDS encoding GTP-binding protein, with product MKTKLLPVTVLSGFLGSGKTTLLNHILHNKQNLRVALIVNDMGEINIDANAVQRENMLSRTEEKLVEMSNGCICCTLREDLIAEVEKLAKEDRFDYLIIESTGISEPVPVAQTFSYVDLAMNIDLSKFSKLDTMVTVVDCFNFKKDFGTNELLIDREWVDDVADQRTIVNLLTDQIEFANVIILNKTDLVSAQDLLLLKAVVRKLNPSAKLIESSFSKVDLKEILNTGLFDFDEASQGAGWIKELNTEHEPETEEYGISSTVFRSSKPFHPERLWNYLNEQFPPNVIRTKGLFWLAPMPDRALNFSQAGGSLRIESAGTWWASMLPSERLNYQDFTENRKEIEKRWDKDYGDRMNELVFIAQDLHKEQLHQELKACLITEEEALQYQNKQLFVNPFANVIQ from the coding sequence ATGAAAACAAAATTATTACCTGTAACTGTGCTGAGTGGATTTCTTGGCAGTGGGAAAACAACTTTGCTTAATCACATTCTTCATAACAAGCAAAATCTGCGTGTAGCATTAATTGTTAATGATATGGGGGAGATCAATATTGATGCAAATGCCGTTCAGCGGGAAAATATGTTGTCCAGAACCGAAGAAAAGCTCGTGGAGATGAGTAATGGCTGTATTTGCTGTACCCTGCGTGAAGATCTGATTGCCGAAGTAGAGAAACTGGCTAAAGAAGATCGGTTTGATTATCTGATTATTGAAAGCACTGGTATTTCTGAGCCAGTTCCTGTGGCACAGACATTCAGTTATGTAGATCTGGCTATGAATATTGATTTAAGTAAGTTTAGTAAACTGGATACGATGGTTACGGTCGTGGATTGTTTTAATTTCAAAAAAGACTTTGGTACGAATGAATTATTAATTGACAGAGAATGGGTAGACGATGTTGCGGATCAGCGGACAATTGTCAACCTGCTTACTGACCAGATTGAGTTTGCAAATGTGATTATTCTTAACAAAACAGATCTGGTATCTGCTCAAGATCTATTGCTTTTAAAAGCAGTTGTCAGAAAGCTGAATCCTTCGGCGAAATTAATTGAATCTTCTTTCAGCAAGGTAGATCTTAAGGAAATATTGAATACGGGGCTGTTTGATTTTGACGAAGCCTCACAGGGGGCTGGCTGGATTAAGGAACTGAATACCGAACATGAGCCAGAAACTGAAGAGTATGGAATCAGCAGCACAGTATTCCGGTCTTCAAAACCTTTTCACCCGGAGCGTTTATGGAATTATCTGAATGAACAGTTTCCACCTAATGTGATCAGGACCAAAGGTTTATTCTGGCTGGCACCTATGCCCGACAGAGCACTGAATTTCTCTCAGGCAGGTGGTTCTCTGAGAATTGAAAGTGCTGGAACCTGGTGGGCAAGTATGCTACCTTCAGAAAGGTTGAATTATCAGGATTTTACTGAAAACAGAAAAGAAATAGAAAAGCGGTGGGATAAGGATTATGGAGACCGGATGAATGAATTGGTATTTATTGCTCAGGATTTGCATAAAGAGCAATTGCATCAGGAACTGAAGGCTTGTCTGATTACTGAAGAAGAGGCACTTCAATACCAAAATAAGCAGCTATTTGTCAATCCTTTTGCTAATGTTATTCAGTAA
- a CDS encoding ABC transporter ATP-binding protein — translation MISIKSVSHSYNNAHRIAFKDWEINNGEQWLLLGESGSGKTTLLHVLTGILKPAAGEVNIDGTSVYALNSRELDQFRGRNIGIIFQRPHLIKSLTIAENLIMAQSFARLPEDHQRVNEVLESLGIAAKKNAYPNELSQGQLQRVSIARAVINKPALLIADEPTSSLDDKNALAVLDLLMQQSGLNQATLIVATHDKRVKDAFTNTYELK, via the coding sequence ATGATATCCATTAAATCAGTTTCGCACAGCTATAACAATGCACATCGCATTGCCTTTAAAGACTGGGAAATCAATAACGGTGAGCAGTGGTTACTTCTGGGAGAATCTGGAAGCGGAAAAACCACTTTACTTCATGTACTTACAGGTATACTAAAACCAGCCGCCGGAGAAGTAAATATTGATGGTACATCAGTATATGCACTTAATTCCAGAGAACTCGATCAGTTCAGAGGTAGAAATATAGGCATTATTTTCCAGCGGCCTCACTTGATTAAAAGTCTGACCATTGCCGAGAACCTGATTATGGCACAGAGCTTTGCCCGGCTTCCTGAAGATCATCAGAGAGTTAATGAAGTCCTGGAATCTCTGGGGATAGCAGCTAAAAAGAATGCCTATCCAAATGAGTTAAGTCAGGGTCAGCTCCAGCGGGTATCTATAGCCAGAGCAGTGATCAACAAACCTGCTTTACTCATTGCCGATGAACCCACCTCCAGTCTGGATGATAAAAATGCCCTTGCTGTACTGGATTTACTGATGCAGCAGTCAGGCTTAAACCAGGCAACATTAATTGTCGCCACCCATGATAAAAGAGTTAAGGATGCATTTACTAATACTTACGAACTAAAATGA
- a CDS encoding ABC transporter permease, protein MSPLKISWKSIWSKPLSSALNIMLIAFGTGILTILLLASTQIGEKLDNNSKDIDLVVGAKGSPLQLILSSIYYIDFPTGNIPLKAAQELAHSPFVKKAVPLAQGDNYQGIRIVGTDSNFVSVYKLKTGSGKFWSADFEVTIGAAVAANQRLKIGDTFFGAHGLTGSSDIHKTHAYKVVGILTPQGNVTDNLILTNISSVWKMHEDHEREEAAEHHQDSEAHQHGDGHGHHEHEKQRPDQIGQQEEKEITALLIQYRSPMSVVMFPRLVNQSTSLQAASPAMESTRLFSLIGVGVDTLQWFALLIMLIAAISVFVNLYNSLKERNYDLAIMRTLGASRGQLFRIVIFEGILLTLAGTVIGILLGHLVLELIGTYQESSQAKLSGMKFQPDEIYLFVAGLAIGIFAGIIPALQAYRSNISKILSKN, encoded by the coding sequence ATGAGCCCATTAAAAATCAGCTGGAAAAGCATATGGTCTAAACCACTCTCCTCCGCATTAAATATTATGCTCATTGCCTTTGGTACCGGCATTCTGACAATATTGCTTTTGGCATCCACCCAGATTGGTGAAAAATTAGATAATAACTCTAAAGATATTGACCTGGTAGTAGGCGCAAAAGGAAGTCCGCTTCAACTTATTCTGAGCAGCATCTACTATATTGATTTTCCTACCGGTAATATCCCGCTTAAAGCAGCTCAGGAACTGGCGCATAGTCCTTTTGTTAAAAAAGCTGTACCTCTGGCGCAGGGCGATAATTACCAGGGTATCAGAATTGTTGGTACCGACAGTAACTTTGTAAGTGTTTATAAATTAAAAACCGGTTCAGGCAAATTCTGGTCTGCCGATTTCGAGGTTACTATCGGGGCGGCTGTTGCTGCCAATCAGAGACTAAAAATCGGAGATACATTTTTCGGTGCTCACGGCTTAACAGGCAGCTCAGATATCCATAAAACACATGCCTATAAGGTAGTAGGAATTTTAACCCCGCAGGGCAATGTCACTGATAACCTTATCCTGACTAATATTTCAAGTGTCTGGAAAATGCATGAAGATCATGAAAGAGAAGAAGCTGCTGAGCATCATCAGGACAGCGAAGCCCATCAGCACGGAGACGGCCATGGCCATCATGAACATGAAAAACAAAGACCTGATCAGATCGGACAACAGGAAGAAAAAGAAATAACGGCTTTACTGATCCAATACCGCTCACCAATGTCTGTAGTGATGTTTCCAAGACTGGTGAATCAATCAACCAGCTTGCAGGCAGCCTCCCCTGCGATGGAGAGTACCCGTTTGTTTTCACTGATTGGTGTGGGCGTGGATACCTTACAATGGTTCGCACTGCTGATTATGCTCATTGCAGCAATCAGCGTATTTGTAAACCTTTATAACTCCCTGAAAGAAAGAAATTACGATCTGGCGATTATGCGTACACTGGGTGCTTCAAGAGGGCAGTTATTCCGGATAGTAATTTTTGAAGGCATCCTGCTTACTTTAGCCGGTACGGTTATTGGTATACTTTTGGGACATTTAGTACTTGAACTGATTGGAACCTATCAGGAAAGCAGCCAGGCGAAACTAAGCGGGATGAAATTTCAGCCGGATGAAATTTATTTATTTGTTGCCGGGCTGGCGATTGGTATATTTGCAGGAATTATTCCTGCACTGCAGGCTTACCGGTCAAATATTTCTAAGATATTGTCTAAAAACTAA
- a CDS encoding Fur family transcriptional regulator, giving the protein MKIDPTHILKEHSLKHTKQRVRVLEEIALDTVAISQPELEKKLGKEIDRVTLYRILNIYEDKGILHRIMDMNGTANYAICSSSCSEDHHHDEHIHFNCTSCHKIYCLDVAVPHSTMPKGFTAKTVNTTAYGICEKCNLSVKKN; this is encoded by the coding sequence ATGAAAATCGACCCTACTCACATCTTAAAAGAACACTCCTTAAAACATACTAAACAAAGAGTTCGTGTTTTAGAAGAGATAGCTTTGGATACTGTCGCCATTTCACAACCTGAACTGGAAAAAAAGCTAGGTAAAGAAATTGACAGGGTAACACTTTACAGAATCCTGAATATTTATGAAGATAAAGGAATTCTGCACCGGATTATGGATATGAATGGCACTGCCAATTACGCAATCTGCTCTTCTTCCTGTTCAGAAGACCACCATCATGATGAGCATATACATTTTAACTGTACCAGCTGCCATAAAATATACTGTCTGGACGTAGCAGTACCGCATAGCACCATGCCAAAAGGTTTTACAGCGAAAACTGTTAATACAACAGCTTACGGGATTTGCGAAAAATGCAACCTGTCAGTTAAAAAGAATTAA
- a CDS encoding FKBP-type peptidyl-prolyl cis-trans isomerase produces the protein MSIKPNTVVSLTYELHTTNEEGQQVFVEKADEQNALVFLYGAGMMLPKFEEHLTGLNVGDEYKFELSAADGYGDLDPGAFADLPKEMFKDVDLPNVGDVIPLQDNEGNHFRAGVTAVHDTTISVDLNHPMAGKNLIFGGKILSVREATEEELSHGHAHGADGHQGH, from the coding sequence ATGAGTATTAAACCCAATACAGTAGTTTCATTAACGTACGAATTGCATACGACTAATGAAGAGGGACAACAAGTTTTCGTAGAAAAAGCTGATGAGCAAAACGCATTGGTCTTCTTATACGGTGCAGGTATGATGTTACCTAAATTTGAAGAACATTTAACTGGATTAAATGTTGGTGATGAATATAAATTTGAGTTAAGCGCAGCTGATGGTTACGGAGATTTAGATCCGGGAGCTTTTGCTGACTTACCAAAAGAAATGTTCAAAGATGTTGACCTGCCTAACGTAGGTGATGTTATTCCATTACAGGATAACGAAGGAAATCATTTCAGAGCCGGTGTTACTGCTGTACACGATACAACTATCTCGGTAGATCTTAATCACCCGATGGCTGGTAAAAACCTGATCTTTGGTGGTAAAATCCTTTCAGTACGTGAAGCAACTGAAGAAGAATTAAGTCATGGTCATGCACATGGTGCTGACGGACATCAGGGACACTAG
- a CDS encoding thioredoxin domain-containing protein, with protein sequence MNLEPNSLINASSPYLLQHAYNPVNWYEWGEEALTKAKRENKLILVSIGYSACHWCHVMERESFELHEVAEVMNKHFVCIKVDREERPDIDQIYMLAIQLMTGSGGWPLNCICLPDQRPIYGGTYFKKDDWISVLLSVADLWETEPGKAEQYAVRLTEGIRNSEKVIPNIRTTAYTQTDLQEITAPWKRNFDMIEGGYNRAPKFPLPNNWQFLLRYSHLMNDNATHVATLLTLEKMAFGGIYDQIGGGFARYSVDSNWHVPHFEKMLYDNAQLIGLYAEAFQLSGNQLFKDIAIESVTWVEREMTSPEGLFYSALDADSEGIEGKFYVWDLLEFEKILGNDAALMAEYFNVTPYGNWEEEEVNILLRKYTPEEYAELKDIPLADFTEKLNLAKEKLLAVRHKRTHPGLDDKCLTAWNGMMISTLAQSSQIFDREDFYLAAKKAADFILSDMSTENGGLYRNYKHNRASITGFLDDYAFFIAALIALYEADFEDRWLLEAKRLTEWVLSNFRDLDSPMLFYTPANGESLIARKHEIMDNVIPAANSVMAQNLKHLGLLFDEIRYTDKADAMLAAVHPQIKTYGSAYSNWAIQLMNEVFGISEIALTGDSINQIRKELSKRYIPNKIMLAGTNSVLPLLKDKQSIETKIYICRNKSCQLPVTTVEEALKLIN encoded by the coding sequence ATGAATCTGGAACCTAATAGTTTAATAAATGCATCTTCCCCTTACTTGCTGCAGCATGCTTATAATCCTGTAAACTGGTATGAATGGGGCGAAGAAGCATTGACAAAAGCAAAACGGGAAAACAAGCTGATCCTGGTCAGTATTGGTTATTCAGCCTGTCACTGGTGTCATGTAATGGAGCGTGAAAGCTTTGAATTGCATGAGGTTGCTGAAGTGATGAATAAACATTTTGTTTGTATTAAGGTAGACCGCGAAGAAAGACCGGATATTGATCAGATATATATGCTGGCGATACAGCTGATGACGGGTAGCGGAGGCTGGCCGCTTAATTGTATCTGTTTGCCGGATCAGCGCCCGATTTACGGGGGTACTTATTTCAAAAAGGATGACTGGATCAGTGTTTTATTAAGTGTTGCTGATTTGTGGGAAACCGAACCTGGCAAAGCTGAACAATATGCAGTCCGGTTAACTGAAGGTATCCGAAATTCGGAAAAGGTTATCCCGAATATCAGAACTACGGCTTATACGCAGACGGACCTTCAGGAAATTACTGCACCATGGAAGCGTAATTTTGATATGATTGAAGGGGGGTATAACCGGGCACCTAAATTTCCTTTGCCTAATAACTGGCAGTTTTTGCTGCGTTACAGTCATTTAATGAATGACAATGCAACCCATGTAGCTACCCTGCTTACCCTGGAGAAAATGGCTTTCGGAGGTATCTACGATCAGATAGGTGGCGGTTTTGCAAGATATTCAGTAGACAGCAACTGGCATGTTCCTCATTTTGAGAAAATGCTTTATGATAATGCACAGCTGATAGGTTTATATGCTGAGGCTTTTCAGTTGTCAGGTAATCAATTGTTTAAGGACATCGCTATTGAGTCTGTTACCTGGGTTGAAAGAGAAATGACTTCTCCTGAGGGGCTGTTTTATTCGGCACTGGATGCGGATAGCGAAGGGATAGAAGGTAAATTTTACGTTTGGGATTTACTGGAATTTGAAAAGATACTGGGGAATGATGCTGCATTGATGGCAGAATATTTTAATGTAACACCTTACGGAAACTGGGAGGAGGAAGAGGTCAATATTCTTTTGAGAAAATATACGCCTGAAGAATATGCTGAGCTTAAAGATATTCCACTTGCTGATTTTACAGAGAAACTGAATCTTGCTAAAGAAAAGTTACTGGCAGTACGTCATAAAAGGACTCATCCGGGTTTGGATGATAAATGTCTGACGGCCTGGAATGGAATGATGATCAGTACGCTTGCGCAAAGCAGTCAGATTTTTGACCGCGAAGATTTTTATCTGGCGGCTAAAAAAGCGGCAGATTTTATTCTTTCTGATATGAGTACTGAAAATGGCGGATTATATCGGAATTACAAGCATAACAGAGCCTCAATCACAGGTTTCCTGGATGATTATGCTTTCTTTATCGCTGCACTGATTGCTTTGTATGAAGCAGATTTTGAAGATCGCTGGTTGCTGGAAGCTAAAAGACTAACAGAATGGGTACTGAGTAATTTCCGTGATCTGGACAGCCCGATGTTATTCTATACGCCGGCAAATGGTGAGTCTCTGATTGCCCGCAAACATGAGATTATGGACAATGTTATTCCTGCGGCCAACTCTGTAATGGCGCAGAATCTGAAACATCTGGGACTATTATTTGATGAAATCCGTTATACGGATAAAGCTGATGCCATGCTTGCTGCGGTGCATCCTCAAATTAAGACCTATGGCTCCGCATATTCCAACTGGGCCATTCAACTGATGAATGAAGTGTTCGGAATCAGTGAAATTGCTTTAACAGGTGATTCTATTAATCAGATCAGGAAAGAGCTGAGCAAGAGGTATATCCCAAATAAAATTATGCTTGCGGGAACAAATTCTGTGCTTCCTTTGTTAAAAGATAAGCAAAGCATTGAAACAAAAATCTATATTTGCCGAAATAAATCATGTCAGCTGCCTGTAACAACAGTTGAAGAAGCATTAAAATTAATTAACTAA